The sequence below is a genomic window from Silvanigrella paludirubra.
TTTTGTTTGCCAAATTTGTGCCAAATTTTTAAAATTTTCATTTTCGAAATGTAAATGAATATTTTTATACTTCAATTGAACATCTTTAAATTTTTTTTCAGTAAAGTTTAGTGCATTTATATCTTGATCAAAGCCAATAAAATTCAGTTCAAAATTATTAAATATAGGATCATTAACGAATAAATGAATTAAATATTCAGCATGACCACCACCACCCAAAGTAGCATCTACAATATTTAATTTATATGTTTTATTTGTTTTTAATAAATTCAAAAGTTTTTCAGAAGGAAAAATATTTTGTATCGTTTCTTTCTTTAATACTGTTATATGATTAAATTCATTATTCATTGATGTCCTCTTTGGCTTTAAAACGAAGTATTTGTGTTTGTTTTTTAACATAAGTCAAAAACGTGGCACAATCATATGTGCCTAAAGCATTCAACTTCACTTTATCAAGTCCGATAATGGACTTGTAAAAGAAATTTACTGTTTGAGGATGAAATTTGCCATGAAGAAAAATATTATGCAAAATATGGCGTCTATTTATAAAAAATTTAAATTTGTTCTATTATGCTCATTCTTCTCATTATCCTTATTTGGATGTATGACGAGCTCTAAAAACGATGAAGACCAGTTGAATCAAGCTCAAAATCAAAAAGTTGAAGAACTTGTAAATAAGGAATCAGCTGACTTTGTAGAAGGTCTTGTTCCTCCAAGTAATCAAAATATTTTATTGCCTTATTATGTTCAAGCTGGTGATAACTTAGGTAAAATATCCAAAAAAATATATGGTGATCTTAAAAGCTGGAAGAAAATTGCTGAAATAAATAAAATAGTAGATGCAAATAAAATTTATGCAGGAGATGTTATTTACTATCAATTAGATGATAAAACAAAAATGTTTGCAGAAAAATATGAAAATGCTCCAAGAGCAAAAATTATAGTTAAAAAAGGTGATACACTTTCTCATATTTCAAAGGCTGTTTTTGGTAGGTCTAAAGACTGGCGTGTATTATGGAAGGAAAACCCTCAAATAGCTAATCCTGATAGAATTAAAGAAGGAACGGCAGTTTATTTTAGACCTAAAGCACTAACTGCTGACGCTGGTGGATATAATATTATAAACAAAGAATCAGAATCTCAGCCTGTTAAAAATATAAATTTAAATGAGGATACAAAAATTTCTAACGAAGAACCTATTAAACAAGATTTAAATGCTATAAATGATCAAAATAATACGGAACAAAAAGCAATTGATGTAAAACAAGATGCATCAAAAAATGAATTAACAGAAGAAGAAAAAAATGCAATAAGAAAATCTTCTGAAAGTAATTTTGTAAATCCAGATGATATTCCTAAAAATCCGAAAGATGATTGATAAAAATTGAATTACATAATGCTCTATTTTATTAGATTCTATATCTTTAAAATTTATAAAATATATATTAAAATTAAAAATATCCATTGAAATGGATATTTTTAATTTTAATTACTTAAAGAAAGAGTAAATATTTATTATGAAATTATTTAAAATTCAAGGAAATAAAAAAGGTCTAATAAAGCTTTTTATTTCAACTGCTTTAATAGTTATTTTTGTTAATAGTATTATATTTATATTTAATTTTAGAAACTCAAACACTAATTTAGGAATTGTTAGAAGTCCGTTCTTACCCGCTCCCTATATCATAGGAACAGTTTGGCTGTTTTTAATTTTATGCATGTCTTTTTCTCAATGGATCTTAATAAAAAAGAATACTCATAAAAATAAATTATTTTTAATTCCAATTTTATTTATTATTTGTATTTTATATCCATTTTATACACAAAAATTTAATAATGAATCTATATCGCTTATTGCAAATTTAGTTGTTATCTCTTATTCTTCTTTCATAAGTGGTAAAATATATAATATATCTAAAATCTCGTCTTTTTTAATATTTTTAACAGCAATTTGGGTTGCATTTGCAACTTATGCAACAAATTTAAAATTTTAAAACAATCTTTTTTCAAATTTATTTTTGTTTCATAGAATTTATTACAGGTTTTGAAATTAAATGATAATCAGCCAAAGCTTTTAATTCATCATTTTCATACATTGGCTCTGCTTTTGCGGAGGGGTTTATAATATGAAAATGAGTAATATGCTCATGTTCAAATTGTTTTCTTATATATTGATATTCATCTACAAATCTTACATCATCAATAACAGCGATATCAAGTTTTAAACTGTCTCTATTATATTTTAATAAGTCTACAATTTGTTGAGCCCAATATAAATTGTTAACAGATTTTTTTTCATTACCTTTGTCATCAAGCATTTGATGAATTGTTTTTCCATTTTCTTTAAGAATAGTATTGTCTTTAAAGGAAGGTGATTTATTATACCAGTCATAATTTGGATATTCAATTGCAAGCTCTTTTCGTATTGTATTTGCTATTGAAAATATTTGCTGTTTATTACTTGCAATTTTTTTAGCTAAATAAGTTTTACCAGCACCATGTCCATCGCCAGAAATAAAAATGATTCTCATAGTTTCTCCATAAATTTAAAAAGTCTTGCTTTAATGAAATATCACTCTTTTTTTTCTAATTTAAGATTTCTCACATTGAGAATTCTTTTAGATATTATTTGGAAATCAGATA
It includes:
- a CDS encoding tryptophan-rich sensory protein is translated as MKLFKIQGNKKGLIKLFISTALIVIFVNSIIFIFNFRNSNTNLGIVRSPFLPAPYIIGTVWLFLILCMSFSQWILIKKNTHKNKLFLIPILFIICILYPFYTQKFNNESISLIANLVVISYSSFISGKIYNISKISSFLIFLTAIWVAFATYATNLKF
- a CDS encoding LysM peptidoglycan-binding domain-containing protein; this translates as MKKNIMQNMASIYKKFKFVLLCSFFSLSLFGCMTSSKNDEDQLNQAQNQKVEELVNKESADFVEGLVPPSNQNILLPYYVQAGDNLGKISKKIYGDLKSWKKIAEINKIVDANKIYAGDVIYYQLDDKTKMFAEKYENAPRAKIIVKKGDTLSHISKAVFGRSKDWRVLWKENPQIANPDRIKEGTAVYFRPKALTADAGGYNIINKESESQPVKNINLNEDTKISNEEPIKQDLNAINDQNNTEQKAIDVKQDASKNELTEEEKNAIRKSSESNFVNPDDIPKNPKDD